From Solibacillus isronensis, the proteins below share one genomic window:
- a CDS encoding pentapeptide repeat-containing protein: MKIDTPKIPLNLTVANFSDIFLEEDPTLEKCIINDSEFTNEAVHRVRLYNTVIKNCNFTNTDFSNIDIMDTRFENCDLSNVNLNHSSIHRVEFINSKLLGSNFTESRVGNVKFENSILNLAIFGDSKFEKVIFKDVSLQNTDFFNCKLKKVVFESCNLNEANFEQTSLKEIDISSSTFESLTVSVKDLVGCKVSRYQAIQFASLLGLIIKD; this comes from the coding sequence GCGAACTTTAGTGATATTTTTTTAGAAGAAGACCCAACGCTTGAAAAGTGTATTATAAATGACTCCGAGTTCACAAATGAAGCTGTACATAGAGTACGACTCTATAATACAGTGATAAAGAACTGCAACTTTACTAATACAGATTTCAGTAATATTGATATTATGGATACCCGTTTTGAAAATTGTGATTTGTCGAATGTTAATTTGAATCACTCTTCCATCCATAGAGTTGAATTTATTAACAGTAAATTACTTGGTAGTAACTTCACTGAATCTCGTGTTGGCAACGTAAAATTTGAAAACTCAATATTAAATTTGGCTATATTCGGCGATTCAAAATTTGAAAAAGTTATTTTTAAAGATGTTTCTTTACAAAATACAGATTTCTTCAACTGTAAACTAAAGAAAGTTGTATTCGAATCATGTAATCTTAATGAAGCAAATTTTGAACAAACTTCTCTTAAAGAAATAGATATAAGTTCATCTACTTTTGAGTCACTTACGGTATCAGTAAAGGATTTAGTTGGTTGTAAAGTATCAAGGTACCAGGCTATTCAGTTTGCATCACTATTGGGATTGATAATAAAAGATTAG
- a CDS encoding DUF2268 domain-containing putative Zn-dependent protease (predicted Zn-dependent protease with a strongly conserved HExxH motif) has translation MKIIQLTPQLLNENKHNSHIFLNNMIHPTINSKSWMNQWQDIVSRFQLFKFLDLPIEDILAHSWNEEFIEQVVNETVQLVKQHIELDDNLQITIVPALPFPWFSNIDQSIWTNGFTNSSQSIWIAIPADPDILFLRYLLAHELHHAAPQNPIYKLTLDQFPLKDWYKMEGTAEYFSLQLFEDKRWWKESFTLEVEEHYIAEAKRFLNTNDDSIKGPLCFGSIKQQIPYMAGYSFAYNAVMDYIKRYPIENLNQLFEIDSEELVMTYKLHSTKNQIRLH, from the coding sequence ATGAAAATCATACAATTAACACCTCAATTATTAAATGAAAATAAACATAATAGTCATATTTTTTTAAATAATATGATTCATCCCACGATCAATTCGAAGAGTTGGATGAATCAATGGCAAGATATTGTATCACGTTTTCAACTCTTTAAATTTTTAGACTTGCCAATAGAGGATATACTTGCTCACAGTTGGAATGAGGAATTTATTGAACAGGTTGTTAATGAAACCGTCCAACTTGTTAAACAGCATATTGAACTCGATGATAATTTACAAATCACAATTGTACCTGCACTTCCTTTTCCTTGGTTTTCGAATATAGATCAATCGATTTGGACGAATGGATTTACGAATAGTAGTCAGAGCATTTGGATAGCTATTCCTGCTGATCCGGACATCTTATTCTTACGCTATTTACTGGCACACGAACTACATCATGCAGCACCGCAAAATCCCATTTATAAGTTAACACTAGATCAATTCCCACTAAAAGATTGGTACAAAATGGAGGGGACAGCTGAATATTTTAGCTTGCAACTATTCGAAGATAAACGCTGGTGGAAAGAAAGTTTTACTTTAGAAGTAGAAGAACATTATATTGCGGAAGCAAAAAGATTTTTAAATACAAATGATGATTCAATTAAAGGACCACTTTGCTTCGGAAGCATAAAACAACAAATTCCTTATATGGCTGGTTATTCGTTTGCCTACAATGCTGTAATGGATTATATAAAACGTTATCCAATTGAAAATTTAAATCAACTATTTGAAATAGATTCGGAAGAACTTGTTATGACATATAAGTTACATAGCACAAAAAATCAAATTAGATTGCACTAA
- a CDS encoding PadR family transcriptional regulator, whose product MIPLLILGLLIQNPGAHGYELLSLMEKRHYKYIVNFTKGSFYYNLQQLVEKGFIEQTHQINPNNGREIQTFKITSLGREEFEKLMNKYGTKSEYVNLQFYGALLFADEYDKNKLLELIQLQINQTEARIALLDDYLAYSEELPHKIDYFRCMNENSRSHHLVNLNWFKELKANLEEDIE is encoded by the coding sequence TTGATTCCGTTACTTATCCTTGGTTTACTTATTCAAAACCCTGGCGCTCATGGATACGAACTTTTAAGTTTAATGGAAAAAAGACATTATAAATATATTGTGAACTTTACGAAAGGTTCATTTTATTACAATTTGCAACAGCTTGTAGAAAAAGGGTTCATTGAACAAACACATCAAATCAATCCAAACAATGGTCGTGAAATTCAAACCTTTAAAATCACGTCTTTAGGAAGAGAAGAATTTGAAAAATTAATGAATAAATATGGGACGAAATCGGAGTATGTAAACTTACAATTCTATGGGGCTTTACTTTTTGCAGATGAATACGATAAAAATAAATTATTAGAACTAATTCAACTGCAAATTAATCAAACTGAAGCGAGAATTGCTTTACTCGATGACTACCTCGCTTACTCGGAAGAATTACCTCATAAAATTGATTATTTTCGTTGCATGAACGAAAATTCTCGTTCCCACCATTTAGTAAACTTAAATTGGTTTAAAGAATTGAAGGCAAATCTAGAAGAAGATATTGAATAA
- a CDS encoding uridine kinase family protein, with the protein MKTLIQEIISWIQNSDKELIIGISGHGAAGKTTFAQMLMGNLKYDVNYLNADPYIISSSVRKYTMIDFTHEGKLHRFKMTACHPSGHHIPSLERDVLMLKAGIDLLTIDTHYLKSEILSSQNKLTIVEGMSVAFAKPELFDLLIYFYTNDDLELERRLGRDIEERGMDTNYLMQSHNERRIQYEVFMHPYSKNFDIIIKSTKETSIVEVNTFDFNLNGSLEN; encoded by the coding sequence ATGAAAACATTAATTCAAGAAATTATAAGTTGGATTCAAAATTCTGATAAGGAGCTGATTATTGGGATTTCTGGACATGGAGCTGCCGGAAAGACGACTTTTGCACAAATGTTAATGGGAAATTTAAAGTATGATGTAAACTATCTAAATGCGGATCCATACATAATAAGTTCATCAGTGCGGAAATACACAATGATTGACTTTACACATGAGGGGAAATTACATCGTTTTAAAATGACGGCATGCCATCCATCAGGACATCATATACCCTCTCTAGAAAGAGATGTACTGATGTTAAAAGCAGGTATAGATTTACTCACCATTGATACACATTATTTAAAAAGTGAAATCCTCTCATCACAAAACAAATTAACCATTGTAGAAGGTATGAGTGTTGCTTTTGCAAAGCCCGAACTATTTGATCTCTTAATTTATTTTTATACAAATGATGATTTGGAGCTTGAGAGAAGATTAGGTCGAGATATAGAGGAAAGAGGAATGGATACCAATTATTTAATGCAATCTCACAATGAACGACGAATACAGTACGAAGTGTTTATGCATCCATACAGTAAAAATTTCGACATTATTATTAAAAGTACTAAGGAAACTAGTATTGTTGAAGTAAATACGTTTGATTTTAATTTAAATGGTTCTTTAGAAAATTAA
- a CDS encoding DUF4017 family protein produces MKTIIPLLAYSIVCIIAVMLPASDGYNAIGWKLLIVQIYAIPVLIVAILITLFFNKRHSHKTNF; encoded by the coding sequence ATGAAAACAATTATTCCATTATTAGCTTATTCAATAGTTTGTATAATTGCAGTTATGCTACCTGCTTCAGATGGATATAATGCGATAGGATGGAAATTGCTAATTGTACAAATTTACGCAATACCTGTCTTAATTGTTGCAATTTTAATTACTTTATTTTTTAATAAAAGACATTCCCATAAAACTAACTTTTAA
- a CDS encoding sialate O-acetylesterase, which yields MIKSFLMLGQSNMAGRGFLHEVEPIYNEKIKMLRNGQWQMMTEPVNYDRPVAGVSLAASFAEAWSKANPDEEVGLIPCAEGGSSLNDWHPEGTLFQHALSEARFALETSEICGILWHQGESDSNNGQHDTYYDKLSFIMTTLRDELNLENVPLIIGELGNFLGKTGFGKYSPEYKLVNEQLRRYAENLPNSYFVTAEGLTANPDGIHLNAVSQRKFGYRYFEAFSKKRHILEPLSDENQSLNINSTYSKSEQIYIHSMNLALGKITYAEFEAQMAKVMQP from the coding sequence ATGATAAAATCTTTTTTAATGTTAGGACAATCAAATATGGCAGGTCGCGGATTTTTGCATGAGGTAGAACCTATCTATAATGAAAAAATAAAAATGCTTCGCAATGGTCAATGGCAAATGATGACAGAGCCCGTTAATTATGATCGTCCTGTTGCTGGTGTAAGCCTGGCAGCATCTTTTGCAGAGGCATGGTCGAAAGCTAATCCGGATGAAGAAGTTGGTTTGATTCCTTGTGCGGAAGGCGGCAGTTCCTTGAACGATTGGCATCCAGAAGGTACTCTTTTTCAACATGCTTTGTCTGAAGCACGATTTGCTCTTGAAACGAGTGAAATCTGTGGCATACTGTGGCATCAAGGTGAAAGTGACAGTAATAATGGGCAACATGATACTTACTACGATAAATTAAGTTTTATTATGACGACATTAAGAGATGAATTGAATCTTGAAAATGTTCCATTAATTATTGGTGAACTCGGTAACTTTTTAGGCAAAACAGGCTTTGGAAAATATTCGCCTGAGTACAAGCTAGTTAATGAACAATTACGCCGTTATGCAGAAAACCTGCCAAATAGTTATTTTGTTACAGCAGAAGGTTTAACTGCTAATCCAGATGGTATCCATTTGAATGCCGTTTCCCAGCGGAAATTCGGTTATCGCTACTTCGAGGCATTTTCGAAAAAGCGTCATATCTTGGAGCCACTTTCAGATGAAAATCAATCACTAAATATAAACAGTACCTATTCAAAATCTGAACAAATTTATATTCACAGTATGAATTTAGCTCTAGGTAAAATCACATACGCTGAATTTGAAGCGCAAATGGCAAAGGTGATGCAACCTTGA
- a CDS encoding CAP domain-containing protein produces the protein MNKKWLATSLCAATLFATSITAADAASLNTEEKKGADTQHIQIIKGDNYQGLALKIIEQISSPNGEFGINLSKDLINKAFKNLDANKIIKEGKVVHAEKATTNKETQKESTNKTVEKEDKAPQAPAKEEATPVTNNNHAKAPEAPAKEEATPVTNNNNAKAPEAPAKETTAPETNNNTNAQATPVTNNNNTLAPSNSNNQQVEAPAKTTTNNVSQSVSEFEKQVVDLTNAERTKAGLKPLEIHSPLMAVAHAKSADMAKNNYFSHTSPTFGSPFDQIKSAGISYRSAGENIAQGQRTPQQVVQAWMDSPGHRQNIMNANFTHIGVGFVEDGYYWTQQFIQL, from the coding sequence ATGAATAAAAAATGGTTAGCAACATCATTATGTGCAGCAACATTATTTGCAACATCTATTACTGCAGCTGATGCAGCAAGTTTAAATACAGAGGAAAAGAAAGGTGCAGATACTCAACACATCCAAATTATTAAAGGCGATAATTATCAAGGGTTGGCTTTAAAAATAATAGAGCAAATTTCATCACCAAATGGTGAATTCGGGATTAATTTATCGAAAGATCTAATCAATAAAGCTTTTAAAAATCTAGATGCTAATAAAATAATTAAAGAGGGCAAAGTAGTGCATGCAGAAAAGGCTACTACTAATAAAGAAACTCAAAAAGAATCTACTAATAAAACAGTAGAAAAAGAGGATAAAGCACCTCAAGCACCAGCAAAAGAAGAAGCTACACCGGTAACAAATAACAATCATGCAAAAGCACCTGAAGCACCAGCAAAAGAAGAAGCTACACCAGTAACAAATAACAATAATGCAAAAGCACCTGAAGCACCAGCAAAAGAAACAACTGCACCAGAAACAAATAATAATACAAATGCACAGGCTACACCTGTGACAAATAACAACAATACACTAGCACCATCAAACTCAAATAATCAACAAGTAGAAGCACCAGCAAAAACAACGACTAATAATGTTAGTCAATCAGTCTCTGAATTTGAGAAACAAGTTGTAGACTTAACAAATGCAGAACGTACAAAAGCAGGCTTAAAACCGCTTGAAATACATTCTCCATTAATGGCTGTAGCTCATGCAAAATCAGCAGATATGGCGAAAAATAATTACTTTTCACATACAAGCCCGACTTTTGGAAGCCCGTTTGATCAAATTAAATCTGCAGGAATTTCATATCGCTCTGCAGGTGAAAATATTGCACAAGGTCAAAGAACACCACAACAAGTGGTACAAGCATGGATGGATTCACCAGGACACCGTCAAAACATTATGAATGCCAATTTCACACATATTGGTGTAGGTTTTGTTGAAGATGGTTACTATTGGACACAACAATTTATTCAACTATAA
- a CDS encoding MFS transporter — protein sequence MIQGSWRALMWIGLSELCALSLWYSASVIAPDLMDIWNLSPNSEAWLSASVPIGFVIGALFSAYFGIADRFNARKVFAISAFLGAILNALIIFTDSSFIGILLRILTGITLAGIYPIAVKMLSEWFPKKRGLAIGILIAALTLGSSLPHFIVIFFSSLSWKFVLICSSVLALLSALVILFILEDAPVKTKKLPFSLKVLKKVMKNKPVMLANYGYFGHMWELYAMWTWLPVFMTASFSTYSPEIPHWVIGLSSFISIGIAGGIGCVIGGLISDKIGRANLTMISMLISASCSIIIGFTFGHFILLTLLISIVWGISVISDSAQFSAAVSEIAEEEYVGTALTFQMCIGFLVTIFSINLIPVIQRMIGWEWAFIILAIGPILGTITMFKYKRYEFGNERE from the coding sequence ATGATTCAAGGTTCTTGGAGAGCATTAATGTGGATTGGATTATCAGAATTGTGTGCTTTAAGCTTATGGTATAGTGCGTCAGTTATTGCACCAGATCTAATGGACATCTGGAATCTCAGCCCCAATTCAGAGGCCTGGCTTTCGGCTTCTGTGCCTATTGGTTTTGTAATAGGTGCATTATTTAGTGCTTACTTTGGGATTGCTGACCGTTTCAATGCTCGAAAGGTTTTTGCAATTTCTGCATTTCTAGGTGCAATATTAAATGCCTTAATAATTTTTACCGATTCTAGTTTTATCGGAATTCTACTAAGGATATTAACCGGAATAACACTCGCTGGTATATACCCAATCGCTGTCAAAATGTTATCAGAATGGTTTCCAAAAAAACGCGGATTGGCGATCGGAATCTTAATTGCCGCATTAACTTTAGGATCATCGTTACCCCATTTTATTGTAATATTCTTTTCTTCATTAAGTTGGAAATTCGTACTTATTTGTAGCTCAGTATTGGCTTTATTATCAGCCTTGGTTATTTTGTTTATTCTAGAAGATGCCCCAGTGAAAACCAAAAAATTGCCCTTCTCTTTAAAAGTATTAAAAAAGGTGATGAAGAATAAACCAGTAATGCTTGCGAACTACGGTTACTTCGGCCATATGTGGGAATTGTATGCGATGTGGACATGGCTTCCTGTATTTATGACTGCTAGTTTTTCAACCTATTCACCAGAAATTCCACATTGGGTCATTGGACTGTCATCTTTTATTTCAATTGGGATTGCAGGTGGTATTGGTTGTGTGATTGGTGGACTAATCTCAGATAAAATCGGAAGAGCAAATTTAACAATGATTTCAATGTTAATCAGTGCTAGTTGTTCGATCATAATCGGTTTTACATTTGGTCATTTTATATTGTTAACGTTATTAATTTCGATTGTTTGGGGGATATCCGTTATTTCTGATTCCGCTCAATTTTCTGCAGCTGTATCAGAAATAGCCGAAGAGGAGTATGTAGGTACAGCGCTTACTTTTCAAATGTGTATCGGTTTCTTAGTTACTATATTTTCGATAAATCTGATCCCTGTTATTCAGAGAATGATTGGTTGGGAATGGGCATTTATAATACTAGCGATAGGACCTATTCTCGGAACTATAACAATGTTTAAATATAAACGTTACGAATTCGGAAATGAGAGGGAATGA
- a CDS encoding DUF5412 family protein, with translation MTANSTIKGAKRKKIVKISLIISFLFMGFIGYGVYWAFFDMKRLPTGEYLTEETSPDGTYTLKAYVSITSLSADAVRGELVFNESKGKKKISIGIIENQQPKLNGWIIKQL, from the coding sequence ATGACTGCTAATTCAACAATAAAAGGGGCAAAGCGAAAAAAGATAGTAAAGATATCACTAATTATCAGCTTTTTATTTATGGGGTTTATTGGATATGGAGTTTATTGGGCATTTTTCGATATGAAAAGGTTGCCTACTGGTGAATATCTTACGGAAGAAACCTCTCCTGATGGTACGTATACTTTAAAAGCCTATGTATCGATTACAAGCTTAAGTGCGGATGCTGTACGAGGTGAATTAGTATTTAATGAGTCCAAAGGTAAAAAAAAAATATCTATTGGAATTATCGAGAATCAACAGCCAAAATTGAATGGCTGGATAATAAAACAGTTGTAA
- a CDS encoding aspartyl-phosphate phosphatase Spo0E family protein, with protein sequence MPNVLNKIKTQQNVEALRSAMIKSGTENGLNHPTTIKLSQNLDKLLNEYTLTFSN encoded by the coding sequence ATGCCAAATGTTTTAAATAAAATAAAAACTCAACAAAATGTTGAAGCACTTAGATCTGCAATGATAAAGTCCGGTACTGAAAATGGTCTAAATCATCCTACCACTATAAAATTAAGTCAGAACTTGGATAAGTTGCTAAATGAATATACTTTAACTTTCAGCAATTAA
- a CDS encoding YrzI family small protein: protein MIVNFFTLSIAITKREREISREKAIHEEKVKKIFEENRRKVEDYVRQRHY, encoded by the coding sequence ATGATAGTAAACTTTTTTACCCTTTCAATAGCTATTACAAAACGTGAGCGTGAAATCTCTCGTGAGAAAGCAATTCATGAAGAAAAAGTAAAAAAAATCTTTGAAGAGAACCGAAGGAAAGTAGAAGATTACGTTCGTCAACGTCATTATTAA
- a CDS encoding YesK family protein encodes MNALMLEGWTPILLCGIVFAIGMFIISRKVSRKVLLLTATLLSLICIGLIIFSKDIVGGWDGILLAYFAITIFAGVWIGTFIGVSSKR; translated from the coding sequence ATGAATGCTTTGATGTTAGAGGGATGGACACCTATATTACTTTGCGGAATTGTGTTTGCAATTGGGATGTTTATTATATCCCGTAAGGTTTCAAGAAAAGTTTTACTTTTAACCGCCACATTATTAAGTCTAATTTGTATTGGATTAATTATTTTTAGCAAGGATATAGTTGGTGGTTGGGATGGGATCCTTTTGGCTTATTTCGCCATTACTATTTTTGCAGGTGTATGGATCGGTACTTTTATTGGGGTTTCCTCAAAGAGGTAA